One window from the genome of Cardiocondyla obscurior isolate alpha-2009 linkage group LG04, Cobs3.1, whole genome shotgun sequence encodes:
- the LOC139101649 gene encoding UPF0488 protein CG14286 produces the protein MPSKPAMNSKRNSRSKGNMLEPRVPPRPVDAGNTSGLDPEAEDRFELELCWCIQQLETNIGKLQEKQALKLSKQLDSLKSNTAPLVKKRQIMRNTLGDYREKMAEDEQRLSKTASAVKFIGSASANKKSLFIKKATGCNAQNFGKQVDNRLQNAEKTAGDSSDTPFQFNFQACQ, from the exons GCGATg AATTCCAAACGCAACAGCAGAAGCAAAGGCAATATGTTGGAACCGCGTGTGCCTCCCAGGCCAGTGGATGCTGGCAATACAAGTGGGTTGGATCCAGAAGCAGAGGATCGTTTTGAACTGGAACTGTGTTGGTGCATCCAGCAGTTAGAGACGAATATTGGCAAATTGCAAGAGAAGCAGGCGCTAAAACTCAGTAAACAATTAGATTCGTTGAAGAGTAATACTGCGccgttagtaaaaaaaagGCAGATAATGAGAAACACTCTGGGAGATTACAGAGAGAAAATGGCAGAGGATGAGCAAAGGCTTAGCAAGACTGCGTCAGCTGTCAAGTTTATTGGCTCTGCCTCAGCAAATAAAAAgtcgttatttattaagaaagcTACAGGATGCAATGCACAAAACTTTGGCAAACAAGTAGACAATAGATTGCAAAATGCAGAGAAAACTGCTGGTGACAGTAGTGATACTCCATTTCAATTTAACTTTCAAGCatgtcaataa
- the Vps11 gene encoding vacuolar protein sorting-associated protein 11 homolog encodes MAFLEWRRFNFFDLKKEVDLGKIAKALGDAQVVAATSGNGNLVLGDNSGGIHLINRSYEITTFRAYEITLVLAQQVQHSTFLFTIGEDEHGCNPTIKVWNLAKPDKQGNPTCVRISRAIPSYRAVPATALCVHTSLTLMAIGFGDGSIMLYRGDLTRERKNKIKVLKDVNLSITGLAIRATGKQTYLFVATQNCVFLYNITIKDKEFKSALDNMGCTRKCSVLAETMQDNHFMVGRNDAIYCYTPDGRGPCYAVEGQKIMLEWFRTYLVIVAKEAANVPRTTISTKPNTIEPIPPGVDKHIITVLDIQNKFIVFSAPMVSVQAVLSEWGGFFILSGDNKLYHLDEKDLQSKLALLFKKNLYDVSIRIAKNQQYDAEGLIDIFRQYGDHLYSKGDHNGAIEQYIKTIGKLEPSYVIRKFLDSQHIDNLTTYLQALHKNGQATEDHTTLLLNCYTKLNHTDKLKEFIMTKDREVDFDVEIAIKVCRQASPEDALLLAQKHSKHEWYLRIQIEDKQEYKKALEYMATLEFEEAEVNMKKYGNILIENVPSESTQFLKALCTNYKPSNKPLVDQEALNGYTEQRVDKASPEDFIHLFLNNSERLVEFLEHLVKSDTKWSTLIYNTLVEHYLHVWSALNNDVTKLQYEQKIVRLLQNSEARYDKDQILILCHQHNFRKGLLFLYEENKLYQEILRFHLSEGNSEQVLATCKRFGHQDPNLWVQALWSVAKNKNASTKLLADILAYIAQERLLSPLMVIDAISTSLTCTLGDVRSYLCSVLRTENEQTQADTELTEKYRADTLKLREQIEVIKNNTIIFQGSRCSACHHQLELPSVHFMCQHSYHQHCFQSFSENENECPACLPNNKKLLDIIRAQEQSRDLHETFHSLLDRAEDPFSLVADYFGRGVFKKLTVITDTDKSLAIPARSEESKLNYGPGAEARLRLNEGKGFISGKTEHRRAGYDVPTLITEERFRNFVKPDVYSSSLEANISGTGSGLSSPRGNSAKASPVPIREARILNSTTPKSSPIERPFISSKTPIMPSNPFETDDYDESKNPFANNDDDNDDDDDDDDDDTNNPFKDDDNDNDRIGNDDDYNKNLNPFGR; translated from the exons GGTAATGGCAATCTAGTGCTCGGCGACAATAGCGGCGGaattcatttaataaatagatCGTATGAAATTACAACTTTTCGAGCTTACGAAATTACATTAGTATTGGCTCAACAAGTGCAACATtccacttttttatttactattgGT GAAGATGAACATGGATGCAATCCTACTATAAAGGTGTGGAACTTGGCAAAGCCTGATAAACAAGGTAATCCAACATGCGTTCGAATAAGCAGAGCTATACCTAGCTATAGAGCAGTCCCAGCAACAGCTCTATGTGTACATACTAGTCTTACATTGATGGCTATTGGATTTGGTGATGGATCTATTATGCTGTATag AGGTGACCTGACTCGAGAGCGAAAGAACAAGATAAAAGTCTTAAAGGATGTTAATTTGTCTATTACCGGCCTTGCAATACGAGCAACTGGTAAACAAACTTATTTGTTCGTTGCCACGCAAAATTGTGTGTTTCTGtataatattactattaaGGATAAGGAATTTAAATCTGCCTTGGATAATATGGGTTGCACGCGAAAATGCAGCGTACTCGCCGAGACTATGCAGGACAATCACTTTATGGTCGGACGTAatgat gCTATTTATTGTTACACACCAGATGGCAGAGGCCCATGCTATGCAGTGGAGGGTCAAAAGATAATGCTAGAATGGTTTAGGACATATTTGGTGATTGTAGCAAAAGAAGCAGCAAATGTTCCGAGAACAACTATATCCACCAAACCCAA caCAATAGAACCGATACCTCCAGGTGTTGATAAACACATTATAACTGTGCTTGATATTCAAAATAAGTTTATTGTGTTTTCTGCACCAATGGTGTCTGTCCAAGCAGTCTTATCAGAGTGGGGTGGATTCTTTATACTTAGTGGAGATAACAAATTGTATCATTTAGATGAAAAAGACTTGCAATCAAAATTAGCATTGCTTTTCAAAAAGAATTTGTACGACGTTTCTATAAG AATAGCTAAAAATCAACAATATGATGCAGAAGGTCTCATAGATATTTTCCGTCAATACGGAGATCATTTATATTCTAAAGGAGATCATAATGGTGCAATAGagcaatatataaaaactataGGCAAATTAGAACCGTCTTATGTGATAAGAAAATTCTTGGATTCTCAGCATATTGATAATTTGACCACATATTTGCAAGCATTGCATAAAAATGGGCAAGCTACAGAGGATCATACTactttgttattaaattgttatactAAACTTAATCACACTGATAAGttgaaagaatttattatg ACAAAAGATCGTGAAGTTGATTTCGACGTGGAAATTGCTATAAAAGTTTGCCGTCAAGCATCACCTGAAGATGCCCTGTTACTCGCACAGAAACACAGTAAACATGAATGGTATCTTCGTATCCAAATCGAAGATAaacaagaatataaaaaggCTTTGGAATACATGGCAACGTTAGAATTCGAAGAG gcTGAAGTAAATATGAAGAAAtatggaaatattttaatagaaaatgtgCCAAGTGAATCCACACAGTTTTTGAAAGCTTTATGCACGAACTACAAACCTTCCAACAAACCTCTTGTAGATCAG GAAGCTTTAAATGGCTATACAGAACAGCGTGTCGATAAAGCTAGTCCAgaagattttattcatttatttttaaataattctgaaCGACTCGTAGAGTTCTTGGAACATTTAGTTAAATCAGATacaaa GTGGAGCACACTTATTTACAATACGTTAGTGGAACATTATTTGCATGTTTGGTCAGCGTTAAATAACGATGTAACTAAACTACAATATGAACAGAAAATTGTACgacttttacaaaattctgAGGCTCGTTATGATAAAGATCAGATACTAATACTTTGTCATCAACATAATTTCAGAAAAGGATTACTATTCCTTTATGAAGAGAACAAACT ATATCAAGAAATATTGAGATTTCACTTAAGTGAGGGTAATAGTGAACAAGTGCTTGCCACTTGTAAACGATTTGGTCATCAAGATCCCAATTTGTGGGTACAAGCTCTATGGAGTGTAGCTAAAAACAAGAACGCGTCAACAAAACTTCTCGCAGATATATTAGCTTATATAg ctcAAGAAAGACTGTTATCTCCTTTGATGGTTATTGATGCAATTTCTACATCGTTAACCTGCACGTTAGGAGACGTTAGAAGTTATTTGTGCAGTGTATTACGAACGGAGAATGAACAAACTCAAGCTGATACGgaattaacagaaaaatacAGAGCTGATACTCTTAAATTACGGGAACAAATAGAAGTGATAAAAAACAACACGATTATTTTTCAAGGATCACGATGTAGCGCGTGCCATCATCAGTTAGAACTGCCGTCTGTGCATTTCATGTGCCAGCATTCGTATCACCAACa TTGCTTTCAAAGCTTTTCCGAAAATGAAAATGAATGTCCAGCATGCTTGCcaaacaacaaaaaattacTTGATATTATAAGAGCACAAGAACAGTCAAGGGATCTACATGAAACCTTCCATAGTCTTCTCGACCGAGCGGAAGATCCATTTTCCTTAGTAGCAGATTATTTTGGTAGAggcgtttttaaaaaattaacagtaaTTACTGACACAGACAAATCGTTAGCCATACCAGCTAGATCGGAGGAATCTAAGTTAAATTATGGCCCAGGTGCAGAAGCGAGGCTTAGGTTAAATGAAGGAAAGGGTTTTATCTCAG GAAAAACGGAACATCGACGAGCTGGATATGACGTTCCAACTTTAATAACAGAAGAGCGTTTCCGAAATTTTGTCAAACCGGACGTATATTCTTCATCATTGGAGGCAAATATATCGGGAACGGGAAGCGGTTTGTCATCACCACGCGGTAATTCCGCTAAAGCTTCACCGGTGCCAATAAGAGAAGCTCGTATTTTAAATAGCACTACGCCAAAGTCATCGCCGATCGAAAGACCTTTTATTTCATCGAAAACCCCTATCATGCCGTCGAATCCCTTCGAGACTGACGATTACGACGAATCCAAAAATCCTTTCGCtaacaacgacgacgacaacgacgacgatgacgacgacgacgacgacgatacaAACAATCCTTTTAAAGATGATGATAACGATAATGATCGAATCGGTAACGATGACGATTACAACAAAAATCTAAATCCATTCGGCAGGTAA